The window CCGTGGGCTGGTGCAGCAACCCAGGAAGCAGAGATCGATGCGTAACGTCGACGAGCGCCTCGTCGCAGAAGGCGGCGGTGGCGCGACAGCGAAGCCGATGCTCGCGAAGGACCGTGGCGGCTTCATCGAGCAGCACGATCTCTGGACCGAGGCTCAGTATGCCGCCGCGGGCCAGATGCGCAGGGTCATGGACGAGGTCGGCATCGACATGGTGCAGTTTCTCTTCGTTGACCAGCACGGCATCCTGCGCGGCAAGACCCTCACCCGAACGGCGGTCCCCGCCGCGCTCAAGTCGGGGGTGCGCGCGCCGTCGACCCTGCTGCTCAAGGACACATCGGGCAAGAGCGTTTTTCCCGTGTTCTCGACCGAGGCCCTCGGCGGGCTCTCGCGCTTTAGCGGCGCCGGCGACGTTGTGCTCGTTCCCGACCCCACGACGTTCCGCGTGCTGCCGTGGTCAGACAACACGGGTCTCATCCTCTGCGACCTGCGGTTCCCCGACGGCTCCGTAGTTCCCTACTGCACGCGCAGCCTGCTCAAGCGGCAGCTCACCGCGCTCGCCGAGCAGCGTGACCTCGGCCTCACGGTCGGTCCCGAGCTCGAATTCCACGTGTTCAAGGCCGACGGCGGGTTTTCTCCCGATCGTGTCGGTGCCCCTGGTGCGCCCGGCGAGGCCCCGCGCACGTCGGCAACGACGGCGGGCTCGCAGTTGCTGCACGCCGAGAGCATGGACACGCTCGACGACCTCGTCGGCGAGCTCTATCGTGGGCTGACCCTGCTCGACCTGCCGCTGCGCACGATCGAACTCGAGTTCGGACCGAGCCAGCTCGAGATCACCCTTGAGGCCGGTGACGCCGCCAAGGTTGCCGATGATGTCATCCTCGCGCGGATGGCGGTTCGGCAGATCGCCCGACGCATGGGCTACCACGCCACGTTTATGTCCCGCCCTCTCGGCGCAGACACGGCGTCGACGGGCTGGCACCTGCATCAGTCGATGCGCAACCTCGTCACGGGACAGAACGTCTTCATGTCGCCGGATGCCGACGGCATCCTCTCCGACACCGGGCGCTATTACCTGGGCGGGCTTCTTGCGCACGCCGAGGCCGCGGCTGCGTTCACGACGCCAACCGTCAATGGCTACAAGCGATACCAAGCCTTCTCGCTCGCGCCCGACCGCATCCTGTGGGGCATCGATAACAAGGGCGCCATGGTGCGTGCGGTGGGCGGAGCTGGCGATGATGCGACGCGGCTCGAGAACCGCTCTGGCGAGCCAGCGGCAAACCCCTACCTCTACATCCTGTCGCAGCTCGTCAGCGGCATGGACGGCCTCGACCGGGCTCTCGAGCCAGGCGAGCCGACGGAGAACCCGTATGCCGATGACGTGACCAAGCTGCCCAAGTCGCTCGGGGCGGCCGTTGAGGCTCTCGCGGCGGATGACGTGTTTAGGGCAGCACTGGGTGACGACGTGATCACGTGGTTCACGACGATCAAACAGGCCGAGTACGACCGCTATCTCGCACAGGTCAGTGACTGGGAACAGCGCGAGTACTTCTCCCTGATCTAACGGCTCACATCGTGCTGAGTCTGCCTCGAACACGAAAGGTCCTGCCGTGAGCACAGCACTGCCCGCTCAAGTAGACGTCATCGTCGTCGGGGGTGGCACGAGCGGAAACGTTGTAGCCGCTCGGCTCGCCGAGGCAGGCCGGAACGTTCTCGTGCTCGAGGCCGGGCCCGATTTTGGGCCGTTTGGTGACCCGCGCTGGCCCGCCGACATCCTCGACGCGACCAGGCTGGGGCATTCCAACGACTGGGGTTACGACTCGGGCGACACCCTCGATGTGCGGGTGTCGTTCGAGCGGGCGCGCGCGATCGGCGGGTGCTCGGACTTCAACGGAACGACGCAGACGTGGGGTCACCGCAGAGACTACGACTCATGGGCAGAAGCAGGTCTCGAAGGGTGGGCGACGGATGATTTGCTCCCGTTCTTCGAGGCGGGCACGAAGGCCATGCGCGTCAAGGACTACCGCGTAGACGAATTGACGTCGTGGCAGCGGGTGTGGTTCGACGCGGCTCCCGCCGTGGGGATTCCCCAGCGCCACAACCTCAACGATCTCGACGAGGGGCCAGCCGTGGCTCCCGAATCCAACAACATCGTGGACGGCATCCGCTTCAACACGGCGTTCGCCTATCTCGACCCGGTGCGATCGTTGCCGAACATCAGCATCGTGGGCGAGGCACACGTCGCCCGCGTGCTCGTTGACCGGGGAGTCGCGACGGGAGTCGAGGTGCTCTGGCGCGGAGAGAGCCACATCGTGCGGGCGCAGCGCGTTGTTGTCGCCGGCGGCGCTTTCAACTCGCCCCAGGTGCTTCAGCGCTCAGGCATCGGCAACCCGGACTTTGTGCGGTCGCTCGACATCCCTGTTGTCCAGCCGCTTCGCGGCGTCGGCGAAAACCTGCACGACCAGCCGTTCTCCCTCATGAGCTGGGCGGGCAGCGACCGCATGACCAGCGAGATGGATGCCCTGCGTGCCGAGGGCTGGGCGCCCGACGAGCAGGCGATGGGCAAGGCGGCGTCGAGCTTCGACCCCGACGTCTTCGACCTGCACTTCTTGCCCTACAGCCCGACGCACCGCGGCGACGTCAAGCGGTGGAGCTGCGGCGTGAGCGCACTCCAGCCCGTGTCGCGCGGCTATGTGCGCATCACGAGCCGAGACCCCGAGGCTAAGCCCGTCATCGACCATCGCTTCTTGAGCGATCCGGAACGTCGGGATGCTCGTGTGCTGGCGGAGGGTATGGAGATTCTGCGGGAGATGGCATCGCAGCCGGGCATCCGCGAGCTGGTGGGGGAGGAGATCCACCCCGGCATCAGCGCGGTCCCCACGTTTGACGAGCTCGTTCACTTCGTTGAGCGGAACCCCGACAACTATTGGCACCCGGTCGGCACCTGCCCCATGGGATCGGCCGACGACGAGAAGTCCGTAGTGGATGCGCGGGGCTCCGTTCATGGCATCGAAGGACTCACGGTCGCCGACTGCTCGATCATGCCCATGATTCCCCGCGCGACCACGGCCATGCCTGCCGTAGTCGTTGGCGAGCGCATCGCCTCGTTCCTCGTCCAGAACTAACCGCAAGGATCCCTATGCCAATCCACACCGCCCTTGGCCCCATCGAGCCGCACGAACTTGGCGCGACCTCGATGCACGAGCACGTGCTGAGCGACCTCTCCCTCTGGAGCAAGCCGCGGGTGGAGGAGCCTCCGGCCGGCGTGCCCATGGGGCCTGGCTTGCGCAGCTACCTCGCCTGGAACGCTCTCTCCCTGCCCGAGAACCTCATCCTCGATGACATCGATGTTGCCGTCGAAGAGCTGTCGACCGTCGCCGCGGCCGGAGGCTCTGCGATCGTCGAGCTGACCCTGGACGGCATGGGCGCCCGCGTCTCAGAGCTGCCCGAGATCTCGCGTCGCTCCGGCGTCCATGTCATCATCGGCGCCGGGTTCTATGTCGAGGAGACCTACCCCGAGCGGGTAGCGGGGCTCAGCGTCGACGAGCTCACCGAAGTACTTCTGACTCAGCTGCGCGACGGACGCGACGGCGTCATCCCAGCGATCCTCGGCGAGATCGGAACAAGCTGGCCCATCACCGACGCCGAATGGCGGATGGTGCGCGCGGCCGGCCGTGCGGGTGCCGAAACAGGAACGACCGTCTACATGCATCAGTCGTTCCGCGGGCCGGGCGGCATTGATGTTCTGAACGTCCTCCTCGAAGAGGGGATGCCCGCCGACCGCATCATCATCGGTCACCTCGACGAGTACTTCGACAAGGGCTACCACCGCGAGATCGCCCAGTCGGGAGCGATCCTCGGCTACGACACCTTCGGAACCGACTTCCACTACGGCTCGACGGCGCTGCGGTGCCCGACCGACGCCGAGCGTCTTGACATGGTGGAGTGGCTCGCGGGGGAGGGTCACGCGAAGCAGCTCATCATCGCCGCCGACGTGTGGTCGCAGGGCAACCTGCGCCGCAACGGCGGCAACGGCTACGACCACCTCTTTCGCCGCATCGGCCCCGCCATCACGCGCATCGCGGGCGACAACGGCGAGCTCATCTCCACGATCATGATCGACAATCCGCGTCGCCTTTTGAACCGCCCCTAGCGCCGCATCTCCCGAAAGGAACCACCATGAGTGCACCAAGCAGCGCCCCCATCAGTGTCACGGGCAACGCCGTTCTTGTTGTTGTCGACATCCAGGGAGGGTCTGGGGACCCTGCGCAGCCAGAGTCGGGCATCCCGCTCATGGGTGGCAAGGAGGGTCGTGCGCCCAAGGTCAAGAACCTCATCGCGCGCTGCCGCCAGGCCGGCGTGCCGGTGGTGTTCATCCAGGAGGTGCACAAGCCGAGCCTCGTCGACATTGGTCGCGAGCTCGACGGTGCCGAAGGCCCCCACTGCGTCGAGGGAGAGGATGGCACGGCGCTCGCCGACTGGATCGACCCACAGCCCAACGAGTTTGTGATTCGCAAGCGCCGATACTCGGCGTTCTTCGGCACAGAACTCGAGATCGTGCTCAAGGCGTATAAGGCCGAGACCCTATTTCTTGTCGGCGGGCTCACGGATGTGTGCATTCATTACACGGCGGTCGACGCACACCAGCACGACTACTTCGTTCGTGTGCTCACGGACTGCGTCGGCGGGTCGAGCGAGCGTGCGCATCAGGCATCACTCGAGGCGATCGAGTACCTGCAGCGCGATGCGCTCGTCACGAGCGATGGTGTGCTCGAGTGGCTCAACACCGTCGGGTAGTAGCAACTGCGGAGTGTGGATGCTCGGCCCAGCCGGTGACGATCCACACAGCAGAAACCCCCTCGGCGCTGCAGCGTCGAGGGGGTTTCTGCGCGGGGCGGGTGGCTAGTAGGCCAGCGGCAGCAGAACGGTCGGAGCCGGTGCGGCCTCGCGCCCCTCGAAGGGAACGGGCTGGCAGACCATCATGTAGTCGCCGGGCTCGACATCCGCGAGGTTCGCGTTTTCGAGGATGACGATTCCTGCGCCACAGAGGATGACGTGGGTCGGCCACTTCTCGGTGTTGGCCGGTGCCTCGATGGTCATGTAGTCGTTGGCGGCGAACAGCACGCCGTTGTCGGCGAGCCACTGAGCAGCCTCGGGGCCGAGGCCCACCCAGGTCGGCGATTTCTCAGCGCGCGTGAGCGCATCCGTGGAGTTGCGGGTCTTGAAGAGAACGCGCTTGGCGTCACCGATGCCAGCCTGCTGCAGGTCGGCGGGGGTGATCTCTTCTTCGACGTGGCGCAGGTCGAGCACGCGGGCGGGGCCGACGACGTTGTCGAGAGCGATCTCGTCGACGGTCGTTCCGCCTTCGACGAAGTGAGAGGGCGCATCAACGTGCGTGCCGGTGTGGGCGCCGATGAGCCAGCGCGAGACGTCGGACGGGTAGCCGTTTTTGATCTCCTCGACCATCTCGAAGGTGGGGCGGCGACCCCAGTGAAGCATTTCCGGGGTCACTTTGATGTTGATGTCGAGCGCGCTCATGGTGATCTCCTTGCAGTGGTCGCCAGATAGTTCTATCTGGGTCGGG is drawn from Salinibacterium hongtaonis and contains these coding sequences:
- a CDS encoding cysteine hydrolase family protein, producing the protein MSAPSSAPISVTGNAVLVVVDIQGGSGDPAQPESGIPLMGGKEGRAPKVKNLIARCRQAGVPVVFIQEVHKPSLVDIGRELDGAEGPHCVEGEDGTALADWIDPQPNEFVIRKRRYSAFFGTELEIVLKAYKAETLFLVGGLTDVCIHYTAVDAHQHDYFVRVLTDCVGGSSERAHQASLEAIEYLQRDALVTSDGVLEWLNTVG
- a CDS encoding phosphotriesterase family protein; its protein translation is MPIHTALGPIEPHELGATSMHEHVLSDLSLWSKPRVEEPPAGVPMGPGLRSYLAWNALSLPENLILDDIDVAVEELSTVAAAGGSAIVELTLDGMGARVSELPEISRRSGVHVIIGAGFYVEETYPERVAGLSVDELTEVLLTQLRDGRDGVIPAILGEIGTSWPITDAEWRMVRAAGRAGAETGTTVYMHQSFRGPGGIDVLNVLLEEGMPADRIIIGHLDEYFDKGYHREIAQSGAILGYDTFGTDFHYGSTALRCPTDAERLDMVEWLAGEGHAKQLIIAADVWSQGNLRRNGGNGYDHLFRRIGPAITRIAGDNGELISTIMIDNPRRLLNRP
- a CDS encoding GMC family oxidoreductase, whose product is MSTALPAQVDVIVVGGGTSGNVVAARLAEAGRNVLVLEAGPDFGPFGDPRWPADILDATRLGHSNDWGYDSGDTLDVRVSFERARAIGGCSDFNGTTQTWGHRRDYDSWAEAGLEGWATDDLLPFFEAGTKAMRVKDYRVDELTSWQRVWFDAAPAVGIPQRHNLNDLDEGPAVAPESNNIVDGIRFNTAFAYLDPVRSLPNISIVGEAHVARVLVDRGVATGVEVLWRGESHIVRAQRVVVAGGAFNSPQVLQRSGIGNPDFVRSLDIPVVQPLRGVGENLHDQPFSLMSWAGSDRMTSEMDALRAEGWAPDEQAMGKAASSFDPDVFDLHFLPYSPTHRGDVKRWSCGVSALQPVSRGYVRITSRDPEAKPVIDHRFLSDPERRDARVLAEGMEILREMASQPGIRELVGEEIHPGISAVPTFDELVHFVERNPDNYWHPVGTCPMGSADDEKSVVDARGSVHGIEGLTVADCSIMPMIPRATTAMPAVVVGERIASFLVQN
- a CDS encoding glutamine synthetase family protein, coding for MRNVDERLVAEGGGGATAKPMLAKDRGGFIEQHDLWTEAQYAAAGQMRRVMDEVGIDMVQFLFVDQHGILRGKTLTRTAVPAALKSGVRAPSTLLLKDTSGKSVFPVFSTEALGGLSRFSGAGDVVLVPDPTTFRVLPWSDNTGLILCDLRFPDGSVVPYCTRSLLKRQLTALAEQRDLGLTVGPELEFHVFKADGGFSPDRVGAPGAPGEAPRTSATTAGSQLLHAESMDTLDDLVGELYRGLTLLDLPLRTIELEFGPSQLEITLEAGDAAKVADDVILARMAVRQIARRMGYHATFMSRPLGADTASTGWHLHQSMRNLVTGQNVFMSPDADGILSDTGRYYLGGLLAHAEAAAAFTTPTVNGYKRYQAFSLAPDRILWGIDNKGAMVRAVGGAGDDATRLENRSGEPAANPYLYILSQLVSGMDGLDRALEPGEPTENPYADDVTKLPKSLGAAVEALAADDVFRAALGDDVITWFTTIKQAEYDRYLAQVSDWEQREYFSLI
- a CDS encoding cyclase family protein, which codes for MSALDINIKVTPEMLHWGRRPTFEMVEEIKNGYPSDVSRWLIGAHTGTHVDAPSHFVEGGTTVDEIALDNVVGPARVLDLRHVEEEITPADLQQAGIGDAKRVLFKTRNSTDALTRAEKSPTWVGLGPEAAQWLADNGVLFAANDYMTIEAPANTEKWPTHVILCGAGIVILENANLADVEPGDYMMVCQPVPFEGREAAPAPTVLLPLAY